The Desulforegula conservatrix Mb1Pa region TTGAAAGCAGCCTTCCCGAAGTTACTCCGTTGCAAGAAGATATCGAGCTGCCTTTCAGGATAGAAGGCGTCAATATCTCAAAGGCTTCGCTGTCAAGGGCTCTGAAAAGATACGGCTTTGACAATCAAGGAATATGCAACGCCCTTGATGTAATTTTGATTGAGGAATGCGGCGAATCTGCAACTCCTTTTCTTTCTATAAAATTTCGATATTTAGATCCAAGTTGGTTTCAAAACTGCACGACGCGACATCAAAATCGGACATATGCCGAATCTGAAGGGACTCCCAATTCCAGTATTTCAAGGTTTTCAGAGCGATCCATAACTCTGGGTCAAGCTCTGGAATTTGCCGGACTTCGCCCACGGAAACGAGAGAAATCTCTTCAAAGGGCCGAGATACATCCTCAAGCACTATTGTGGCTTCAGAAGCTTCTGGAATTGAGAGGGGGATCAACACAACATGAATCAACTTGTCTGTGTTCATAGGTCTGAAAGTAAAGCCACTTATGCAGAGCCAACGAGGATCTACAGGGTTGTAATCAGTAGTGAGGAGAACCGGCTCAAACAGCTTGCTAAACACAGCATATCTTAAAATATAATTTATACGGTCTGTAAGCCAGATGAGCTTTTGCACAGGGTAACACTCATATTCTGATCTTTTGCAACCGCATGAGTATCTGTCCTTTCGCCATGTATCAAAAGAACTTTTTAAGAATGTAACACTTTTACCACAAGAGCATTTCAGAGTGACTGAATTGATCATATTTTCCTCCGGGTTTGAATTTTTTCATCCTGGAGACAGGTTAACAGCCCAACGGTTAACCAGCAATATCGGGTTTTAATGTTTTTTTAGATACGACGGCTCATCAAAAAATGAAGCCGGATTAGATATGAAATCCCTCTCCTTCCCTTAAACGGGAAAAGTTTCAAGGAGGCCATATGTCAAACAGAAGACACAGACAGCCAGCAAACACAGCAAATCAGATGCAGTTGCCCATGACATTCGCCAAACGGTCAGAAAAGCACATAGCGTCAACCCGCGAGATGGTCGACTCCATTTATAAGAAGCAGAGACCTGAACCCGAAAGCGAGATGGAGTTGGGGTTTCGTTTCATCCTGGCTCTTAAGGATGCTTATAAGTCTGCTGATATGTCGGTCGATCAGCTTGTGGACGCCATCAATGCACTCCTGCACAGGAGCGATGCTGCGGCAGACGCTGATCCGCCTACATGCAAGAAGCCTCTGACCGTTCCCATGATGTACAATTATCTTTCAAAGCCCATCGAATATCCCATGCCTGCCGTGATTCTTTATGCGGCCCAGCATGTGACAGGCAGCCTGTCACCTGCGGCCGTGTTTGTGGAATCCATGGGAGGGCAAATAGCGACTCAGGAAGAAGTGAGAATGATGGCTTTGGGCAAGATCAACGCGAATATAGCAGAGCTGAAACAGCTGGAAAAATCGCTTAAGGGGTGGCGGCGATGAGAACTTTTACAATATCAAACGCATGGCCTGAAAGGCTTGAACGATCGGTAAAAGGAGCCATGAGGCAGGCTGTAGGCGGTCATATCCATTACATGACTGTTATGTTGGTGAAAAATCCGGGAGTAAGGCCACAGGGTTCAAGGCCTGGCCTGTCGTTTGGCAGATCTGTGATGGGGTATGATTTCATGTCGCTTGTGTGCGCCAGGGTTGAAAACGGAATCATCAGGGGCACGGTCGCGGACTGCTGGGCCAAGAAGAGCTACGAAGTGGTTATCCCTTTGGGAAAAATGAGGTGGGTTCATTTGATCTACGAGGCTTGCCCTCACCCTTACCCTCTCCCAAAGGTAGAGGGTACTGAGGTGGAGTTGCTCTCTCTCACAAAGGCAGAGGGAGACATAAGGAAGGAGGCCGCATGAACAAGACGTACCGGCGCATACAGGCGGCAAAAGTAACTCTCGATATCCTTGAATACCTTTCAGGATGCAAGGAACCGGTAACAGGAGCCGATGTCGCCAGAATGACAGGCCTGCCGCTTGGAACAGTTCTTTGTCATTTGGCAACCCAGGAAGACGCCGGATACATCACAAGTATAGGTGACCGCTACAAAATCAGCATGAAATTAGCCCTATTCTGGGCGCGGATGAAGTCTTCGAAGGAATCTGATCGTGAACGTATCGATCAGGATCTGAGGCATTTAGGAGCTTAACACGGTGCGTGGAAGAACGCCACACACCCTACGGAAAGGCGCAGGAGGATATATGGGTAAGGCAGACGCGGAAGCGGCAAACGAAATATACAACTTGGCTCAGGCAGATATGAAGGCCCAGCTTGAGGACATGCACAGAAACATCGACGCCATAAGGCTCGAGTCCAAGGCCATTGGTACGCTCGAGAAGATAGAGCACGATATGGCGTACAATCAGGTGATCAAATACGGTCTTCTCTACAGAATAAAAAAGGAAAAGGAATACAAAAAAGGCGGAATGACCTGGGCTCAGTTCTGCGAGGCCATAGGCGAGGAAAGAAGGAATCTGGATAACATACTGGCTGATCTCAGTCCGATCTATGACAACTATGCGGACAGATTGTACGGCCTGATAGGGCTGCCGCTCAACAAGGTGAGATATCTTGGCAGGGAAGTTTCGGAAGCAAACGTAACCCTTAAGGACAACGAGCTTGTGATAGACGGCCAGGCCATACCTCTGAGCCCGGACAGAAAAGACGATATCGAAGCGGCCATAGACGCATTGAAGGAAAGCGCACAAAAGATCGTATCAGAAAAAAAATCAGAGCTTGAATCAAAAGATCGTGTGATCGAGGCCCTCCACGAAAGCCTCGGCAAGCAGGAAAAGCTCATTTCCAAATACGAAACCCAGTCAAAAAAAGCCGGATATGAACCTGGTGAAGAGGGGCTGTTTAGAGATTTTGAGAAGATGAGGACACAGTTCGATGGTTTTATGCTCGAAATTGATCCCAATAGGCTCCGCATAGACCAGCAAACCCACAGAATAAAGACCGCTTACATCGGTCTTCTGAATTACATGAAAGACACGCTGAAGCCTCTGAGGGAAGCCGTTGTATTCGAATACGGAGTGCTTGAAGAAGTCGATTCCGAAGATCCTGAACAGGTCTGGAACCCTCCTGGGAAATGAGTCTGAGGTGAAAAATGTGGGAGCATGAAATGGTAGATCGCCTGAAATCGGCTCCATATGGCACGAAACAGGCGGTAATGACGGATTACTCTAAACTGACCGGCCTGTCTATACAGCAGCTTCATGTCATAGCCAAGAAGAACGGGTATGATCCGGGCAGAAAAAAAAGATCGGATGCAGGTAAAAGCGTGGTCACAGATGATTTTTTGAGATGGATAGCAGGTCGCATGGAAACGGGGAAACGCCAGAAAAAAGGAGTTATCATGCCGGTTGAACAGGCCCTCCTGGATGCGGAAATGCTCGGAATAATCGAGCCAGGGACGATATCCGTATCAAGGCTTAATGCCTTGCTCAGGGAAAGAGGGCTGAACGCTGCCGCCCTTGATGCGCCTGATCCTCATTGTGACATGAGATCTCTCCATCCGAATCATGTGCATCTGTGGGATTCATCTGTGTGCATTCAGTATTACCTGAGGGGCGGAAAGAAGCTTGAGATCATGGATGAGCGGCAATTCTACAAGAACAAGCCGGAAAATTTCCTGAAAGTCAAGACCAGGCTCACCAGATACGTTCTTGTAGATCATTATTCCCATGCGATCTGGGTGAAATATTACCTTGAAGCCGGAGAATCCGCAGCAGTGGTGTTTGACTTTCTATGTTCGGCGTGGGCCCCGAAAAAAGACCAGAGACTGCCATTCCGTGGTGTTTCATTTGTATGCCTTGCGGATAAAGGCTCCGCTAACGTCAGTAAATCGGTTCAGGGCTTTCTGGAAAGGTTGGGCGTAACATTTCCTGATGGAAAACCCTACTCGGCAAGGCGACAGGGATCAGTGGAGAGGGCACATCAGATTATTGAGACTCTGTTCGAATCAAGACTGGCTTTCAGCCCTGCCGATGACCTGAACACCCTGAATGAGTGGGCTCTTGATTTCTGTGTGTGGGTAAACTCGAAGAAACGCCACACAAGACATAAAATGTTCCGCACTGACTGCTGGTTGAAAATTAAAAAAGAACAGCTCAGGGAACTGCCGGATATGGATATTGTTCAGATGTGTTTCCGTGAGCCAGAGAGAGACTGCAAGGTAAACGGCAACTACACGATACGCCTGAAAAACAACTGGTACAGAATCAAGGATATTCCTGGAATCATTCCGGGTAGGAGCCATGTCAAGGCGATCATAAAGCCTATGGAATGGCCTGATCTGACGATCTCTCATGAAGGGATAGAATATCGTTTCAGCCCGATTAAAAGAGATGACGCGGGCTTTTTTGAAGATGCGGCTGTCATTGGCGAATCATTCAAGGCTGTTCCTGAATCCATAACGCAGAAAGAAAAGAAGATCATAGAAAATCTGGCATTTGGTGAAGATCACAAAAAAGGAGCCGTTCCTTTTGCCGGATCGGGGACTCTGGGCAGACTGGCAGAGTCGGTTGACAGAATAAACATGCCCCGCACAGGCACTCCCATTATTCTTGATAAATCAAATGTCGAAGACCGTGAAGAGCCTATTATGCAGCTGTTTGTAAGGCTTAAGGGACTTGGGCAGATATCAAAGAATCTTAATGCCGGGCTCAGGGCCAGATACGGAAACACGATCAAAAGCTCAGAACTTGAAAGGGTTCTGGAGGCTTATGAGGCAGGATTATTGACCCCTGACGGAGAGATTATGGGAGGTGTGGATGATAGTGCTAAAGCGGCTAATCAGTGAGGCAGGCGTAATCCAGAAGGAACTGGCCAGGCGTGTGGGTGTGGGCAGGAGGGTTATGGGTAATCTGCTCAGGGCTGGCGAGTGGCCGTCCGAACCCAGCGCAGGCAAGATCAGAAGCGGCGTTACCGAAATAATAGAATCGAATCCGGCCATGTCGGAATGGCTAAAGGATAAAGGGTTTAAAATTGAAGACGTTTTCAGTGCCGATGAAGAAGCACTCCGGAGCAAATTCAGACACAGAAAACCAAGAGGTTTCAAACTAACAAAACCGGCTCAGGGGCTGAGATCAGCTGATCCTGAAGTCATAGAGCCAAGGGAGGACACGGATATGCTGACACGCCAGGCAATGAAGCATTTCCAGATTTTACGCAATCCGTTTGTGAATGACGTCAATGAAAAGCGGGATATCTACCTGTCGTCGGAACACAGGTTTCTGCTGGACATGATGAAGGACGCGGCCAGATATGCCGGTTTTTGCGCGATGATAGGTGGAGTCGGAAGCGGTAAAAGCTGCATGAGAAAGGCTGCTGCGGGAGATCTGAGGGAAGAAGGAATAAGCATCGTATTTCCGATGATCGTGGACAAATCCCGCATCACTCCAGCCAGCCTGATAGACGCCATAATTATGGACATATCGGATGAGCAGCCGAAGCGATCTCTGGAATGGAAAACACGTCAGGCTCTGAGGCTTCTCAAGGCAAGGGCAAATGGCGGAATGCGTCAGGTGCTGATGATCGAGGAAGCCCAGATGCTGGACAAGAAGGCACTTAAATCTCTGAAGCAGATATACGAGCTTGAAGATGGATTCCAGAAGCTCATCGGCATAATCCTGATAGGCCAGCCAGAGCTGGGAAATATGCTGAATGAGGTGGAGAACGCAGAAATCAGGGAGGTTATCAGGCGCATTACAGTGTGTAGAATTGACGGTCTTGGCAAGGAACTCCCTGATTACCTGAATCACAAATTAAGCCGTGTGGGCAAAAAATCAGTCGACATCATTGCCCCTGATGCTTTTGACGCCATTCACCAGAGGCTGATGAGGCGCAGAGACGGAAAACTTGTCAATAACAGCAACCCTTTAAGCGTGAACAATCTTGTGATCAGGGCAATGAATCTCGCGGCTGAGACAGGAGAACCCTTGGTCACTGCGGATGTCATATTGAATTCATAAAATGCAGGTCGGGTTAGAGCGCTTTTTGCTCGTAACCCGACATGAAGCGGCGGCAAATGTCGGATTACGGGTAAAGGACACCCTAATCCGACCTACGATTCCCCCTTTCAAAGGGGGCCAAGGGGGATTTCAATGAAGGCCAGGATCATCAAACACAGAATCTGGAAGGGAGAAGTCAGGGTAATGGGGAAAATCTACGCTGATAAACGAATGAAGGATCTTGAAGGAGAGCATGTGGCTGTGGGGTATGATCCGCGTGATGATTCCAGGGTGTGGTTAGCACTGGATAATGGACGCGGGCTGATGGCAAGGAAAGTTATCAAAAGACAATATAACTGATCACAGGAGGGATACAGATGAGAATGCGTACTGAAAGGATAATTCATCTGGCAAGAGCGCTTATAGCGGAGGTTACTGTTATTCCTACGATTGGAACTATATCTGAAGATACAGCAACTCATATACTTCTGATCTGTGAGGATCTGGCGGATATCATGCGTATGGAGTTGCACGGATCTGAAAACACTCCGGACAACCTTACCGCCGGTATAAACAGCGGATTGAACGAGGTATTCAATAGATTGAAATCCACGCTTATGGAGCCTGACGACAAAGATAGCTGGAGGAGCCATATATCGAATTCCATAAGAAAACTGGTTGATATCAAAAGAACTTTGAGAAGGCACGGCGCTTTATCAGGCACTCGGTAGATATTAAGGAGATTGATTATGCAAAGCATACGGGCAGCTGTCAGTAAAAAGTTACAAGATCATGGACTTTGGCAGCAAGAAGCAGAAGCGGTTATGGACATTGTAGAAAAAGCTCCGGAGAACAAGGCTATGCAAGGCCGTTGGCACGAGTCACCAGATGCTTACTCCTCCGGTATTCTTGTGGCTTTGTGGTGGAGTTCAAAAAATCATGCAATTGCCTGGATCGATGCAAATAAACCTGAACATTTCGCACGTGAGATTCTTGCTGCCTAAGAAGTATTGTTTATAAAACTATCACATGAATGGAGATTAAAAATGCTGGAAATTAATTCAAAAGCAATACCCGAAGGATACATGCAGAACAGCCTGGGGCATCTTGTTCCGGTTGAGACAATATCAGACATAGATAAGGCAAGAAACGAGCTTGTGATGGATCTGGTGGCGCGTGCCAAGATAGTTCAGTCAGTAATGACGGAATTCAAAGGCAGCGCGATGGGAGATATCCAGGCATTTGTTGAGCTGTCTGCCGAAAAATACGGCGCTAACCTGGGCGGCAAAAAAGGAAACGTACTCCTGACCAGCTTTGACGGCAGATACCGCGTTCAAAGATCCATGAGCGAGTACATCATTTTCGATGAAAGGCTCCAGGTGGCGAAAAGTCTGATTGATGAATGCATCCACGAATGGACTGACGGAGCAAGAGTGGAAATAAAGGCTCTGGTGGAGCACGCATTCAAGACAGATGCCGAAGGCAGGGTTTCGACAGGCAGAATACTGGGTCTGAAAAGCATCAGTATTGACCATCCAAAGTGGAGGCAGGCAATGCTTGCGATAACGGACTCAATGCAAATCGCAGGCACAAAAGCATATGTCAGGCTGTATGAGCGGGTCGGTGATGATGACAGGTGGGAGCCGATATCACTGGATATGGCGGGTTTGTAGTCTTTAAAAGTGTAGGTCGGGTTAGAGCGTCCTTTGCTCGTAACCCGACAATCAATGGAGGAACTCATGAAACCTGCGGAAATCAAGGCATCAAGCACAAAACAAAGACAGCTGATTGCGCTTGCAAGAAATCAGATCGGCATTGATGAGACTGACTACAGATCAATGCTTCAGAATCGTTATCAAAAGAAATCATCCACTGAGCTTACTTTCAGCGAGGCAGACGAACTCCTTGATGAATTTGTCAAAAAGGGATTCGTGATCAAGACCGACAAGCGCAGATATCTAAAAAGGCCAGCAGGCAAAATAAAAATGCCAAGAAAGCCTGGTCAGAACGTGGTTGTGTTGGCAAGCCCTGCGGAGCTTGAAAAGTTCAACGCTCTGGCCGGTCTTGTCAAATGGAGGGTCGAAAATGGGTGCGAAAAGTGGATGAAGAAGTTTCTCGGTATTGAGACGGTCAAGACCTGTGAAGACGTTTACAGAGCCATAGAAGGCCTCAAGAAGCTGATCAGCAACGGCATGAAGAAGGAACACGGCAAGGACTGGTGGCTGATGGATTTTGTGGATACTGCCATGTGTGAGTTCATATCAGAGCATCTGCCAGCCGAGTACAAGGATTTCAAAGTGCCTGCGCTTGTGAGGCTTGGGTATTGGGATAAATGATAATGGACGTTATTCAATTCAGTGATTTTCGGTCAATAGACAAGCCCCAATTGCCATTGGAGCCCAAGCGCAGAGAGAGATTTTGCCAGCACCCTCACGTTTTTGTGTGCGAGCAGTCAAGGCAACTTGAATGCCGCATCTGCGGTCAGATAATTGATCCGTTCGATTATCTTTATGAATGGGCCTGTAGAGACAGAAATCTTATGTCTACGAGGGACGCACTAAGAAAAGAAATCGAGAAACTGGAAGCCGAATTGAAAGCTTTAAAACGTGATGAGAAAAATACACGACAACGATTGAAACGCTTGAAAACAATCGAATAACGGGAGGCATTATGGATACAAAAACAGCTGCTCGTATGTTCCCTGAAATATCGTTAAGAATTAAAAAAATGTTTTTTATACCATCGGTTTATATGGATTTTAAGGCCTCTGATTGCTTTGAAGAATTTGTTGAAACAATGATTCAAGATTTTGATGAAGGGCTTGAAGAATTCAAATCTATCTTTGGTGAGATTCCTGATTGGTTTGCTGATGAATGGCAATCTCAAGACAAGGAAATGGTATTTGATTATTTATCAGAGGAAAAACAGGGCTTTGTGGCAGAATTCGCAACGCCTGTCAGGATATTTTATACATCTGATTCAGGTGAACATGCGGAATACTCCTGGGGACGTTATAGAACTCAGTGGATCTATGGAGAAACAATAGAAGAACTGTTCGAGGCCGGAATGAAGTGGTTTAATAACGTAATCGAAGAACAGCGGACAAGATACCAAGAAAAGGAAGGCGTATAATGACCATAGACATCAAAAGACCCACAGCCTGGTGCAAGAAGGTCAGCGTTCAGTTTAAGATAAGGATTCTTGAAATCGCCCTGATGCTCGTCACTAATCCCGACTGGCTCATGGCCTGTATAGCATTCGAATCGGCTGAAACATTCTCGCCTTCAATCAAAAACGCGGCAGGAAGCGGAGCTGTAGGGTTGATTCAGTTTATGTCAAAGACAGCGATAGCTCTTAAAACGACTGTAGAGGCCTTAGGGGCTATGACCGCTGAAAAGCAGCTGGACTATGTCAAAAAATATTTCGAGCCACATAAGGGCCGCTTGAACACTCTGGAAGACGTTTACATGGCCATACTTTGGCCTTCCGCCATCGGAAAGCCAATAGACCATGTTCTTTTCAGGAGAGATGATCCCGCTGCGCCCAAAAGGTATATTCAAAACAAGGGTCTGGACTGGAACAAGGATGGTGTGATCACAAAGGCCGAGGCAGCCGAGCAGGTCAAAATGAAGCTCGATAAGGGGTTGATGGATAGGTATATCGGTTAGGGTGCGTTCCGCATCAATCAGGCAAAAATCATGCGAGGCACGACTCAGAGTGCCTTTGCTTTGGTAGGTTTATTGGAGACGAACATGATTAAAAAATACAAAATTGATTACGATTGGAAAGCCGAGGTTCGCGTTGAGATCGACCATGACATCGCTACTGAAGAAAAGTTGAAAGAGATTAACGATTTCTGGATTGGAGCTGAAGATCGAGTACGCCAAGAAGGGAGCGTGCTGAATGCAGTATTGAAGATGTTAACCCGCACCTGCTTATTATTGCAGATAGAAAAAGGGTATAACACGGTAGGCATTATCGAGGAATTCGACTGGGACACAAGCAATGGCGGAATTGAAGGATGGCCAAAAATGGATGGATCTTTCGGCTTTAAACTGTTGCGTGTTGACAATCTTGATTTTGATGAAACTGACATGACCATTTCTGAAATCTAACGACAATAAGCGACGTACCCTTGGCGTCCGTTTTTAGGCTTGTTATATTTTCTATAAATTCAAAAGGATAAAATGAATAAATTACTATCTCTTTTCGGTTTGGTAAAAATAAAAAGAGCGATATCTATCTCTGCCAGGCTACATCAGTATTATGTAAAATGTGTTCAGACTGATGTCAAAGAAAGGTTTGGAGTAGATCCAACGCCAGGAGCTATTCACACAGCAAAAAAATGGTGGGAAGAAACACTTCCCATTCTTTTTGAAAATAATTCTGATGACATTCATATAGGCCAAGAACCTAAATTTACTGA contains the following coding sequences:
- a CDS encoding helix-turn-helix domain-containing protein, translating into MNKTYRRIQAAKVTLDILEYLSGCKEPVTGADVARMTGLPLGTVLCHLATQEDAGYITSIGDRYKISMKLALFWARMKSSKESDRERIDQDLRHLGA
- a CDS encoding DDE-type integrase/transposase/recombinase, whose amino-acid sequence is MVDRLKSAPYGTKQAVMTDYSKLTGLSIQQLHVIAKKNGYDPGRKKRSDAGKSVVTDDFLRWIAGRMETGKRQKKGVIMPVEQALLDAEMLGIIEPGTISVSRLNALLRERGLNAAALDAPDPHCDMRSLHPNHVHLWDSSVCIQYYLRGGKKLEIMDERQFYKNKPENFLKVKTRLTRYVLVDHYSHAIWVKYYLEAGESAAVVFDFLCSAWAPKKDQRLPFRGVSFVCLADKGSANVSKSVQGFLERLGVTFPDGKPYSARRQGSVERAHQIIETLFESRLAFSPADDLNTLNEWALDFCVWVNSKKRHTRHKMFRTDCWLKIKKEQLRELPDMDIVQMCFREPERDCKVNGNYTIRLKNNWYRIKDIPGIIPGRSHVKAIIKPMEWPDLTISHEGIEYRFSPIKRDDAGFFEDAAVIGESFKAVPESITQKEKKIIENLAFGEDHKKGAVPFAGSGTLGRLAESVDRINMPRTGTPIILDKSNVEDREEPIMQLFVRLKGLGQISKNLNAGLRARYGNTIKSSELERVLEAYEAGLLTPDGEIMGGVDDSAKAANQ
- a CDS encoding ExeA family protein; this translates as MIVLKRLISEAGVIQKELARRVGVGRRVMGNLLRAGEWPSEPSAGKIRSGVTEIIESNPAMSEWLKDKGFKIEDVFSADEEALRSKFRHRKPRGFKLTKPAQGLRSADPEVIEPREDTDMLTRQAMKHFQILRNPFVNDVNEKRDIYLSSEHRFLLDMMKDAARYAGFCAMIGGVGSGKSCMRKAAAGDLREEGISIVFPMIVDKSRITPASLIDAIIMDISDEQPKRSLEWKTRQALRLLKARANGGMRQVLMIEEAQMLDKKALKSLKQIYELEDGFQKLIGIILIGQPELGNMLNEVENAEIREVIRRITVCRIDGLGKELPDYLNHKLSRVGKKSVDIIAPDAFDAIHQRLMRRRDGKLVNNSNPLSVNNLVIRAMNLAAETGEPLVTADVILNS
- a CDS encoding Mu transposase C-terminal domain-containing protein; amino-acid sequence: MKARIIKHRIWKGEVRVMGKIYADKRMKDLEGEHVAVGYDPRDDSRVWLALDNGRGLMARKVIKRQYN
- a CDS encoding DUF3164 family protein, which translates into the protein MLEINSKAIPEGYMQNSLGHLVPVETISDIDKARNELVMDLVARAKIVQSVMTEFKGSAMGDIQAFVELSAEKYGANLGGKKGNVLLTSFDGRYRVQRSMSEYIIFDERLQVAKSLIDECIHEWTDGARVEIKALVEHAFKTDAEGRVSTGRILGLKSISIDHPKWRQAMLAITDSMQIAGTKAYVRLYERVGDDDRWEPISLDMAGL
- a CDS encoding phage protein GemA/Gp16 family protein; amino-acid sequence: MKPAEIKASSTKQRQLIALARNQIGIDETDYRSMLQNRYQKKSSTELTFSEADELLDEFVKKGFVIKTDKRRYLKRPAGKIKMPRKPGQNVVVLASPAELEKFNALAGLVKWRVENGCEKWMKKFLGIETVKTCEDVYRAIEGLKKLISNGMKKEHGKDWWLMDFVDTAMCEFISEHLPAEYKDFKVPALVRLGYWDK
- a CDS encoding transglycosylase SLT domain-containing protein, with protein sequence MTIDIKRPTAWCKKVSVQFKIRILEIALMLVTNPDWLMACIAFESAETFSPSIKNAAGSGAVGLIQFMSKTAIALKTTVEALGAMTAEKQLDYVKKYFEPHKGRLNTLEDVYMAILWPSAIGKPIDHVLFRRDDPAAPKRYIQNKGLDWNKDGVITKAEAAEQVKMKLDKGLMDRYIG
- a CDS encoding DUF2528 family protein; its protein translation is MIKKYKIDYDWKAEVRVEIDHDIATEEKLKEINDFWIGAEDRVRQEGSVLNAVLKMLTRTCLLLQIEKGYNTVGIIEEFDWDTSNGGIEGWPKMDGSFGFKLLRVDNLDFDETDMTISEI